The genomic stretch GGCCGTCCCGCTCGAGACCGTCTCGCAGATGGCGGGCAGCCTCGTCAATCCCGACGACTTCGACCTGCCGGGGCTGCTCTTCATCGACACGCCGGGGCACCACTCCTTCACGACGCTCCGCTCGCGCGGCGGCGCGCTCGCGGACATCGCGGTCCTCGTCGTCGACGTCAACGACGGCTTCCAGCCCCAAACCTTGGAAGCACTGGACATCCTCCAGCGCACGGGCACGCCCTTCGTCGTCGCCGCCAACAAGATCGACACGACGCCTGGCTGGAACCGCCAGGACGGCGAACCCATCCAGAAGACCTACGAAGCCCAGAGCAAGCAGGCCCGCAAACGGCTCGACGAGAACCTCTACAAGATCATCGGTAACCTCTCGGACGAGGGCTTCTCCGCGGACCTCTACTGGCGCGTCCAGAACTTCACGAAGAACATCGGCGTCGTCCCCCTTTCGGCCATCACCGGCGAGGGCATTCCGGACCTGCTGGCCGTCCTCATGGGGCTCTCCCAGCGGTACATGAAAGAGGAGATGGAGATCGACGTCGACGGTCCCGGCAAGGGGACAGTCCTCGAAGTCAAAGAGGAGAAGGGCTTCGGCGCGACGCTGGACGTCGTGCTCTACGACGGCACGGTGAAAGAAGACGAGACCATCGTCGTCGGCGGCGCGAACGGTCCCATCGTCACCGAGGTACGTGCCATCCTCCAGCCGCGACCGAACGCCGAGATCCGAACGGAAAAGCGGTTCAACCGCGTCGAATCCGTCTCGGCCGCCACCGGGACGAAAATCGCCGCGCCGGACCTCGAAGACGCGATGGCCGGCGCGCCGGTGCGCGTCGTCCGCGACCGCGACCTCGACGAGGTCATCGCCGAGGTCGAAGCCGAACTCGCGGGCATCGAGGTCGACACCGCCGAACAGGGCGTCGTCGTCAAGGCCGACACCCTCGGCTCGCTGGAGGCGATGGCCAACGCCCTCGACGAGGCCGAAGTACCCATCGTCCGCGCCGAAGTCGGCGACGTCGCCCCGCGGGACGTCTCCATCGCCGGGACGGCTCGCGAGGACGAGCACAAGGTCATCCTCGGATTCAACGTCGACGTCCTCCCGGACGCCAAGAAGGAGTTGGAGAACTCCGACGTCCGGCTGTTCAAACACGACGTCATCTACCAGCTCATCGAGGACTACGACGAGTTCATCACCGAGCGCAAGCGCGAACAGCAGGAGACGGTCCTCGACAAGATCGTCCGGCCGTGTCGCTTCCGAATCCTCGAAGACCACGTCTTCCGGCAGAACAACCCCGCCGTCGTCGGCGTCGAAGTGCTGGCGGGCACTATCAAGAACAACCAGTACGTCGTCAAGTGGGACGGCAACGAGACCACCCGCGTCGGCCAGCTCAACGGGATTCAAGAGCAGGGTGAGGACGTGAGCCAGGCCCGCGCCGGCAAGCGCGTCAGTGTCGCCATCGACGGCCCGACCGTGGGCCGACAGATCGACGAGGGCGACGAACTCTGGATCGACCTCCCCGAGAAACACGCGAAGATTCTGGAGCAGGAACTGTCCAGCGAGATTCCGGGCGACGAGTTAGAAGCACTGCAGAGCTATCTCGACAAGAAGCGGCGGCGTGACCCGTTCTGGGGCAAATAACAGCGTAATTATCGGTTGCGCTCGTCTTCGAAGAAGTAGAATGCAGCAGTGTCGAATGGGTTTACGAACAAGTCGCCGAAGTATCCGTCTCCTGGTGCTCTGATTTCTCCGTCTACGTCTGGTTCCCAACCATCATTAAGTGGAATATTCGTTGTGAGATCGAACTCAGTTAAATCTGACCACGCAACAAGTCGTCGTGACGGATTGTCTATCATGTGGCGATTGAAGCCAATCGATGGGTATGGTTCCGTACATTCAACATCTGTGTATTTGTAATCGACTTCTCTCGCACTTCGACCAGATTCTTCGAATCTATCATAGCCAGCGATGGGTATCTCAGGGATTTCTGAGAGCATTTCAGGAATGTCGAGGTTATGGAAGCCTGCGAATATGTGGTCGAGTCCTTGGGATACATCCGTTCTGACCATTACAGGGTGTTTTCCTGTCATCCAATGCCCGACACCGATGAACAACATCGTTGACGTTACACAGTCCGAACCAGGGATATCTCTAGCCGTCGTGTCACGAAGAAACATATTCACGATTGTTTCTTCGGGTGTTTGTTGGTATAAGCTGATTGTAAACTGATAATCTAAATCTCCAACAAATGCTTTAAGCGTCGTTAATTTTCGGAATTCGATTGATTCAAATGTATTAGCATATGGCTTGTTTTCGATAGCTTCTGAGAACTTTTCACCCCAACGTCGAGCAAAACTTCTCCCAACGCAAAATTTTACTGGATTAACTGTCCGCAGCTCATCGGGTTCAAACGGGTCATCGTAGCCAACTTGTTCGTGTAGCGCCCCTCTGATGAATGCATCTGAGGCAGGACTTGCGTCTTGTGCAACATGAGAAACCTCCCTCGGACTTGCCCTACTCTCACCGTATTCGTCTTTATCGACGATCATGCTTCCACCGAAGTCTTGTTTATTTTCGACTTCTTTCTGACGTACCCCACCCGTCCCAACGGACCAGTTATTGGCAGGGTTGAACAGTTTCATCGTTGGAGGTGAGTTGAAATATATAGATTCAAGATACTCTAGTGCTGATAATTCAAGATTGAGAACAGTCCAATCACAGTATGCCCCGAGAATATCACCTTCATCATCGGTTGCGAATTTGCGGTCTAATACAGGTGACCTGATGACAACAGTCATTTGAATATCATAGAGGTCAAACCAGTCGTCTCCATCTGCTGTCTGTGTGGTATACTGCGTCATATCGAGCGCAGGCATATTGAACGACGGCTCGTCAGGCTCGGAATACCATATTTCGACCTTCTGTTTTTGTCCCCGTGGGTCAGACCAGTCGCCAGGGGGCACATATGGGGGGCCAAGCTCTCTGAGCGTCTGCTCGTCTCTCGCCACGTTGTCGAAGGGGAGGTAGACCACATCGCTCCTGCCGAGGACGATCTCTGGGGCGTCCAGCTGTGGGCTGGCGAACCTGACTTCCAGCATCCGTGGGACGTTCATCAGGTCCTCACCGAACTCCAACGACATCTCATGTTCCTGTGAACTCCCCCTGAAACTGGCTCCCGTCTCGCCGAGGACAACCTCATCGTCCCCGATAGGTGTCTTCCCGTAGACTCGAAGGGTCCCCTCTACTGCCTCTTCGGGTTGTTGATTGGGTAGGAGACCGTTCTTTAGGGAGAACTGGAGCGAGTCCAGCGTTGCCTCGCCGAGTTCCAGTTCGTATCCTTCGACCACTTCGAGTTGCGTCCGAGCTCGCTGGAGGTCTTCGCTTCCCCAGACTTCCTCTTCGATCAGGCCGAGGTCTTGGCCGACATCTCGTGCTGTACCAGCACAGCCAGCCGTCCCCGTGGCCGCCGCCGTCGCTCCCGCCGCAAGGAATCTCCGTCGAGAGAGGGGTTCCGAATATCGAACTTCATCAGGAGAAGACGGCTCGTCAGACTCGTCGCTCATTGTGAAAGTCAGTACGTTGAGAAATGAAAAGTGCTCGGGTAATCATCAACATCTATTCTACGAGGAATGGCTCATCGCTCGTCTGAAACAATGGAGGATGCAGAAACGAGCGTCTGCTGTCGATGACGGGTTTGTCTATGATTCTGATACAATCAGCGACCTAATTCTGGGGGACGTAGTTTTAGATTGATTTTCGGCTCGAAAGGTCGCAATCCCGTTTCCAAGAATACCTCGAAAGCCCACGCGCAACAGCCACATCCGCCCCAACCGACTGCGTCCCCAGAACGCTCTGCGTTCTGGTGTGCAGACGAGACGCGAAGCGTCTCGTCAACGTTCCTCGGTCGCTTCGCTCCTTGCGGTACTCATCCCTCGCGAGAGCGAAGCTCTCGCTGCCCTTCGTTCGCTACGCTCACGAAGACCTCGCACGAGTGTTACGCGGCATGAAAGCCGCGAAGCCACGCGCCAAGTGGCTGGTCAAGAGTCAGCTAAATACGATTGGAAAGACGACACGAACCATGGTCTCCCGCGAAAACAAACTCATCACCGGATTCGTCCTCGTCGCGTTCGTGTTACTCTTCGTCCTGTCACAGTACACGTCACTCGCCTTCGAGTGGGTTATGGGGGTCGTATTCCTCGTCGGGATCCTCATCCCACAGATACTACTCCAGTACACGAACCTCGGAGCGGAGTAGTGCCTCGGGGTATCGACCGAAGTATCAAAGTCAGATCACCGAACCAACGCGAACAGGAAGGAGAACCGCGCCGATTATCGAGCCGTCTGTGCGACGCCGTCGCCGACGGCGTTCATGACCTGCATGGCCGCGCTGGCGGCCAGTCCGCGGGCGACCTCGCGGCGGTCGGCGTCGTCGAGACCGGATTCGAGGTCGTCGAGGTCCGGCGTGAAGCCGGCGCTGACGGGGTGGCCGGCGGGCGGGTGGACCGCCACCGTCGCCTGCGGGCCGTTCGAGCCGTAGGAGAGTTCCGACCCGATAGCGTAGCTGTCGGGGAGGTACGTCCGCGTCGTCGAGACGATCTGGGCGACGGCACGGCGGAGCATCCGTCGCTGCTCGGGTGTCAGTTCGACGTCTTTCGACGGCTGTCCAGCCTCGACCACGCCGGGTGCACCCGCGTACGGATTGTTTCCATTCATAAGGGAGATGCTACCAGACGTAAGGGAGAACTGGTTAAAAAGGCGTCGGAGGAGGCGGTTTTAGAGAATCGGCTCGCTCTGCCCGTATGCCGCGAGCGTCAGGGCCGTGGTGTAGCCCTCGCCGTCGGCCTCCGCGGTCGTGACGAGCACCTCCTCGTCGTCGAAGGTCCACTCGCGGAGGTCGCGACCCGCGTCGAGACCGGCGCGGACGGTCGCCTCGACTTTCTCGGGGTCGCTCCCGTCGGCCTCGTAGAACAGCCCCGGTCCCGGCCCGGTCGCCCAGCCGAGCCCGGCGGCGACGGTCCCCGCCTCGCCCGTCGTCGCCTTTGCCTGCACGACCGTGAGACGGTTGCCCGCGGGGCCGAGGTCCGGGGCGGTCTCGACGGCTTCGACCGTCGCGTCGGCGGGGATGACGGAGGAGACGGTGACGAGATTGTAGTTGTGGACGTTCGCCGCGGCGAGTGCGGCGTCGTAGGAAGCCATCGCCGTGGGGGCGGTGGCCGTGCCGCTGACGACGTAGATTGTACCCATTGGCGAGACTGAGACGACCGAGGCAAGAAGCGGTTACGGAATCCGCCGGCAGCGTCGGTATCCGGCGACAGGGCGAATCAGGACAGGAGCTGCGGCCCGAAGACCATCAGGACGAGTGCCGCGAGCATCGTCACGCCGATGGAGGTCGTGATGGTCCGGACGATGGGCCGGGGGTCGTTGACGGGCAGCCTGGAGACGACCGCCTCGACACAGGCGCGCATGATGCGGCCGCCGTCGAGCGGATAGCCCGGAATACAGTTGAACAGCCCGAGCTGGAGGTTGATCCACGCCGTCCAGAAGAGGACGTTGGCGAGGACGAACACGCCGCCGCCGAGGACCGCGAGCGGTCCCTGGACGACGTAGAAGTTGACCACCTCGGGGGTGAAGCCGGGGAAGTTGTACGGAAGCCCGAAGACGCTCGCCAGCGGCAGGATGAGCGCGACGTAAGCCAGCCCGAGGAACGAGTCGAGCACGCCCGAGAGCTGGATGCCCGAGAGGTCGCTCCCCACGTCGCCACCGAGCAGCGCGAGATAGGTCGCCGCAGGGTACGACTGGATGCCGAAGTCAGAGAGCACCAGCCCGCTCGTGCCCTGTGCGAGACCCAGAACCCCGAGAAGACCGTTGCCGTCCTGTTCGTTCGTCCCGAGCGTCACCGTATAGGTCGAAAGCGAGCCCTCGGTGTAGGCTTGGACTTCGACGGTGTCGCCGGGGGCGGTCCCGTCGAGCAGTCGCGTCAGGTCCGCGCGGGAGGTCACCCGCTCGCCGCCGAAGCCGGTGACGACCACGCTGGCGTTCTCGGGAGCACCCGCCTCCGCGAGCGGCCCGTCCGGAGCCACCTCCACGGCGTAGGCACCGACAGGGACGACGCGCTCACCCTCCGTGGTCTCGATTCGGGCCAGCGGCCGGTCAGCCACCGCGTCCTCGAAGGCCGCCTGCGTGTAGACTTCAGTGCCGTTCACCGCGAGCACCCGGACCGGGTCGGCGTCCTGTTGCACAGTGATTCCGGCGGGGTTCCCTTGGACGGAGCCGACGACGACGAGCGACCGTTCGACTTGGACCGTCCGCTCACCGTTGACCTCGACGTCGACCGCCCGGTCGGGGGTCGACGCCAGCGCGTCGTCGAACGTCGAGTCGTTCGAGACAGGCATCCCAGCGACGGCCGTGATGCGGTCGCCGCCGCCGATATCCGCCTCTGCAGCGGGCGTCCCGTCGTAGGCACCCGCGACGGCGACGCCAGGGGCGACGCCGATGGCACCGACGACCGGGCCGAAGAGCAGCGCGAAGGCGACGATGGTGACGACGAAGTTGTTCGTCACGCCCGCGGCGAACATCCGGGTTCGGCCGCCGCGGTCGGCCTTTCGCTGGCTCTCCTCGTTCGGTTCGACGAACGCGCCGATGGGGAGGATGGTGAGGAGGACGACGCCCATCGACTCGATGTCGATGTCTTCGACCCGACAAAGCAGGCCGTGGCCGCCCTCGTGGACGACGAGCCCCACGAGGAGACCGAGGACGATCTCGGGAGCCATCGAGAGGGGAAGGAAGTCGTTGACGCCGGGGATGACGAGGAAGTTCCGCGGTTGGTTGACCTGGGTGACCTGGGGGCTCTGGACCGTCGCGATGGCCGCCTGGAGGAACAGGAAGAACGAGCCGACCATGACGACGAGCGCGACGCCGACGCCGACGTTGCTGTAGGCGCGCCAGAACCGTTTCGGCCCGGCGAGCCAGTTGAGAAACGCTCGACCCCGTTTCGTGTGGATCGTCGTGAGCGGTCCCTGGAGACGGACGGATGACGGAAGCAACCCACGCGACTGCAGTGAGAGAGCGATGACTGAGTACAGGAGGACGCCGCCGAGTACCCAGAGCAGCGGATTCATTAGCCGAAACGAGGGCGTGACGCGCAAAAGGCGTTCGGGTTAGCGAGTCGCACGACACCACCGTCGGGCGACGGCGTTCGTGTGACGTGGCTACTTGTCGGCGA from Halogranum gelatinilyticum encodes the following:
- a CDS encoding site-2 protease family protein, whose translation is MNPLLWVLGGVLLYSVIALSLQSRGLLPSSVRLQGPLTTIHTKRGRAFLNWLAGPKRFWRAYSNVGVGVALVVMVGSFFLFLQAAIATVQSPQVTQVNQPRNFLVIPGVNDFLPLSMAPEIVLGLLVGLVVHEGGHGLLCRVEDIDIESMGVVLLTILPIGAFVEPNEESQRKADRGGRTRMFAAGVTNNFVVTIVAFALLFGPVVGAIGVAPGVAVAGAYDGTPAAEADIGGGDRITAVAGMPVSNDSTFDDALASTPDRAVDVEVNGERTVQVERSLVVVGSVQGNPAGITVQQDADPVRVLAVNGTEVYTQAAFEDAVADRPLARIETTEGERVVPVGAYAVEVAPDGPLAEAGAPENASVVVTGFGGERVTSRADLTRLLDGTAPGDTVEVQAYTEGSLSTYTVTLGTNEQDGNGLLGVLGLAQGTSGLVLSDFGIQSYPAATYLALLGGDVGSDLSGIQLSGVLDSFLGLAYVALILPLASVFGLPYNFPGFTPEVVNFYVVQGPLAVLGGGVFVLANVLFWTAWINLQLGLFNCIPGYPLDGGRIMRACVEAVVSRLPVNDPRPIVRTITTSIGVTMLAALVLMVFGPQLLS
- a CDS encoding pyruvoyl-dependent arginine decarboxylase, whose protein sequence is MGTIYVVSGTATAPTAMASYDAALAAANVHNYNLVTVSSVIPADATVEAVETAPDLGPAGNRLTVVQAKATTGEAGTVAAGLGWATGPGPGLFYEADGSDPEKVEATVRAGLDAGRDLREWTFDDEEVLVTTAEADGEGYTTALTLAAYGQSEPIL
- a CDS encoding DUF5811 family protein, which translates into the protein MNGNNPYAGAPGVVEAGQPSKDVELTPEQRRMLRRAVAQIVSTTRTYLPDSYAIGSELSYGSNGPQATVAVHPPAGHPVSAGFTPDLDDLESGLDDADRREVARGLAASAAMQVMNAVGDGVAQTAR
- the infB gene encoding translation initiation factor IF-2 gives rise to the protein MSDTDTQGHAETLRTPIVAVLGHVDHGKTTLLDKIRGSAVSEGEAGAITQHIGATAVPLETVSQMAGSLVNPDDFDLPGLLFIDTPGHHSFTTLRSRGGALADIAVLVVDVNDGFQPQTLEALDILQRTGTPFVVAANKIDTTPGWNRQDGEPIQKTYEAQSKQARKRLDENLYKIIGNLSDEGFSADLYWRVQNFTKNIGVVPLSAITGEGIPDLLAVLMGLSQRYMKEEMEIDVDGPGKGTVLEVKEEKGFGATLDVVLYDGTVKEDETIVVGGANGPIVTEVRAILQPRPNAEIRTEKRFNRVESVSAATGTKIAAPDLEDAMAGAPVRVVRDRDLDEVIAEVEAELAGIEVDTAEQGVVVKADTLGSLEAMANALDEAEVPIVRAEVGDVAPRDVSIAGTAREDEHKVILGFNVDVLPDAKKELENSDVRLFKHDVIYQLIEDYDEFITERKREQQETVLDKIVRPCRFRILEDHVFRQNNPAVVGVEVLAGTIKNNQYVVKWDGNETTRVGQLNGIQEQGEDVSQARAGKRVSVAIDGPTVGRQIDEGDELWIDLPEKHAKILEQELSSEIPGDELEALQSYLDKKRRRDPFWGK